One genomic window of Luteitalea pratensis includes the following:
- a CDS encoding sulfatase, which produces MRVSLVLALVGALMATACRSTDPARQESSSRPAPSRRPNIVMVLVDDMRWDDMRAAGHPFIDTPHMDRLARDGARFTNAFATTPLCSPSRASFLTGQYAHTTGIIDNTARSSHDLPIFPLALRRAGYRTGFFGKWHMGNDDSPRPGFDHWVALPGQGEAVDPSLNVDGQRVHATGYTTDLLTDYVERFIDRPSEQPFLVYLAHKAIHPNLVQRDDGSLAPVAGQSGGFVAADRHRGRYIGTAMPRRANAFRPPLGKPALLRQIDRLPAMGRETATPDEDIRGRLEMLLGVDDSLGRILATLERKGARDDTVVVFTSDHGYFYGEHGLNEERRLAYEETIRIPLIIRYPRLAAAGTTPSQMALSIDIAPTLLDITGLGPDPAVQGRSLVPVLRQNARQWRSSFLVEYFTDTVFPRIRNMGYVAVRTDRYKYIQYRELSGMNELYDLRTDPYEETNIIDRPDSRPTLQEMQSELQRLLEATRFPSSTTAGPP; this is translated from the coding sequence ATGAGGGTTTCTCTGGTGCTGGCGCTGGTCGGTGCGCTCATGGCAACGGCGTGTCGCTCGACTGACCCGGCGCGGCAGGAGTCCTCGTCTCGGCCGGCCCCATCCCGACGGCCGAACATCGTGATGGTCCTGGTCGACGACATGCGCTGGGACGACATGCGCGCCGCGGGACACCCGTTCATCGACACCCCGCACATGGATCGCCTCGCCAGGGACGGGGCCAGGTTCACCAACGCGTTCGCGACGACGCCGCTCTGCTCCCCCAGTCGGGCGAGTTTCCTGACGGGTCAATACGCGCACACCACCGGCATCATCGACAACACGGCTCGATCCAGTCACGACCTGCCGATCTTCCCCCTGGCGTTACGACGTGCCGGATACCGCACCGGCTTCTTCGGCAAGTGGCACATGGGCAACGACGACAGCCCGCGTCCGGGCTTCGATCACTGGGTGGCCCTGCCCGGCCAGGGAGAAGCCGTCGATCCGTCCCTGAACGTCGACGGGCAACGGGTGCACGCCACCGGCTATACGACCGATCTCCTGACCGACTACGTCGAGCGATTCATCGACCGCCCTTCGGAACAGCCGTTCCTGGTCTACCTGGCGCACAAGGCCATCCACCCCAACCTGGTGCAGCGAGACGACGGGAGCCTGGCGCCGGTGGCCGGGCAGTCGGGCGGGTTCGTGGCCGCCGACCGGCACCGCGGCCGCTATATCGGCACGGCGATGCCGCGACGGGCGAACGCCTTCCGGCCGCCGCTCGGCAAGCCGGCCCTCCTCCGTCAGATTGACAGGCTGCCGGCCATGGGTCGCGAGACCGCGACACCGGACGAGGACATCAGGGGGCGCCTCGAGATGCTGCTGGGTGTCGACGACAGCCTTGGACGCATCCTCGCGACGCTCGAGCGCAAGGGCGCGCGGGACGACACCGTTGTCGTCTTCACCAGCGACCATGGGTACTTCTACGGAGAGCACGGGCTCAACGAGGAGCGGCGACTCGCCTACGAAGAGACCATTCGGATTCCGCTGATCATCCGCTACCCGCGCCTCGCCGCCGCTGGGACGACTCCCAGTCAGATGGCGCTGAGCATCGACATCGCGCCGACCCTGCTCGACATCACCGGCCTTGGACCCGACCCCGCGGTCCAGGGCCGGTCGCTCGTGCCAGTACTCAGGCAGAATGCGCGTCAGTGGCGCTCGTCGTTCCTCGTCGAGTACTTCACCGACACTGTCTTTCCCCGCATCCGGAACATGGGCTACGTGGCGGTCCGGACCGATCGATACAAGTACATCCAGTACCGGGAACTCAGTGGCATGAACGAGCTCTACGATCTCCGCACGGATCCCTACGAGGAGACCAACATCATCGACCGGCCCGACTCGCGGCCGACCCTGCAAGAGATGCAGTCCGAACTGCAGCGCCTACTCGAGGCGACGAGGTTTCCGTCCAGTACGACGGCTGGCCCTCCGTGA
- a CDS encoding M61 family metallopeptidase — protein sequence MFVCRRSVRAAFSIVFLLASVALASAQTIDYTVSIPAPEQRWLQVDVRFPSRAGSPLEVRMARSSPGRYAAHEFGKNVYMFEAHGDGDTTLTTELLSPAQWRVMPTGNAVHVRYRLFADRVDGTYSAVDGTHAHLNVPATFAWAPSLPDTSIRVRFTQPPGRTWRVSTQLFPTDDALTFTAPNLQYFMDSPIEFSAHAVREFTVARPGGGTPARIRLAVHHLGTDAQLDAYAPMVEKIVREQAAVFGDLAPFDAGTYTFLMDYLPWAGGDGMEHRNSTVCTAAATLADGMSRVADTASHEFFHSWNVERIRPAALEPFDFTRPNMSGELWLAEGFTEYYGTLAMVRAGIVSQDQGAAQLAMFAAGVLHAPGTQFRSAVDMSRLAPYVDAAQAVDPTNWDNTFVSYYTYGAAIALGLDLTLRERSGGAITLDDYMRQLWKTHGAPGGKAPGYVAHPYTLKDAQAALASVSGDAAFADDFFRRHVLGTEVLPYRQLLAAAGYTMRARETPATLGQVRLQPEGGRMVVAGNTVSTSQVYKAGMGRGDAVLSLNGTAIAQAGDWERVLSSITPGTEVELTFESRGEKKAVRVTAGKNDGIEVVPSPDQTPQQEAIRTAWLGSHVK from the coding sequence ATGTTCGTGTGCCGTCGCAGCGTTCGCGCCGCCTTCTCCATCGTTTTCCTGCTCGCCTCGGTGGCGCTGGCGAGTGCGCAAACCATCGACTACACCGTCTCCATCCCCGCACCCGAGCAGCGATGGCTGCAGGTGGACGTGCGGTTTCCGTCGCGGGCGGGCTCGCCTCTCGAGGTGCGCATGGCGCGATCGTCACCAGGACGCTACGCGGCGCACGAGTTCGGCAAGAACGTGTACATGTTCGAGGCGCACGGTGACGGCGACACGACGCTCACCACTGAACTCCTGTCGCCCGCCCAATGGCGCGTCATGCCGACCGGCAACGCCGTGCACGTGCGCTACCGGTTGTTCGCCGATCGCGTCGACGGCACCTACTCGGCCGTCGATGGCACGCATGCACACCTGAACGTGCCGGCGACCTTCGCCTGGGCGCCGTCGCTGCCGGACACGTCTATCCGCGTCCGCTTCACGCAGCCGCCTGGCCGGACGTGGCGTGTCTCCACACAATTGTTCCCGACCGATGACGCACTCACGTTCACGGCCCCGAATCTTCAGTACTTCATGGACTCGCCGATCGAGTTCAGTGCGCACGCCGTGCGAGAATTCACCGTGGCGCGGCCGGGTGGCGGGACGCCGGCACGGATCCGGCTCGCGGTGCACCACCTCGGCACCGACGCGCAACTCGACGCGTACGCGCCCATGGTGGAGAAGATCGTGCGCGAGCAGGCAGCCGTGTTCGGAGACCTCGCGCCGTTCGACGCTGGAACCTATACATTCCTGATGGACTACCTCCCATGGGCCGGCGGCGACGGCATGGAGCACCGCAACAGCACGGTCTGCACGGCGGCTGCGACACTGGCCGATGGCATGTCGCGCGTGGCCGACACGGCCTCGCACGAGTTCTTCCACTCCTGGAACGTGGAACGCATTCGTCCGGCGGCGCTCGAGCCGTTCGACTTCACTCGGCCGAACATGTCCGGCGAATTGTGGCTGGCCGAAGGGTTCACCGAGTACTACGGCACGCTGGCGATGGTGCGCGCAGGGATCGTGAGTCAGGACCAGGGCGCGGCGCAGCTGGCGATGTTCGCCGCGGGCGTCCTCCATGCTCCTGGCACGCAGTTCCGCTCGGCGGTCGACATGAGCCGCCTCGCGCCGTATGTCGACGCGGCTCAGGCGGTGGACCCGACCAACTGGGATAACACGTTCGTTTCCTATTACACGTATGGCGCGGCCATCGCGCTTGGCCTCGACCTGACGCTGCGCGAGCGCAGCGGCGGCGCCATCACGCTGGACGACTACATGCGGCAGCTGTGGAAGACGCATGGCGCGCCTGGCGGGAAGGCCCCCGGGTACGTCGCCCACCCGTACACGCTGAAGGACGCGCAGGCGGCCCTCGCCTCGGTGAGCGGCGATGCGGCGTTTGCCGACGATTTCTTCCGCCGGCACGTACTCGGCACCGAAGTGCTGCCCTACCGGCAGCTGCTGGCGGCAGCGGGCTACACGATGCGCGCCCGCGAGACACCGGCGACGCTCGGACAGGTGCGTCTCCAGCCCGAGGGGGGCCGCATGGTCGTCGCCGGCAACACCGTCTCGACCAGTCAGGTCTACAAGGCGGGCATGGGCCGTGGCGACGCCGTACTGTCGCTCAACGGCACGGCCATCGCCCAGGCTGGTGACTGGGAGCGCGTGTTGTCCTCGATCACGCCAGGCACCGAAGTGGAGCTGACGTTCGAGTCACGCGGCGAGAAGAAGGCGGTGCGTGTCACCGCCGGGAAGAACGATGGCATCGAGGTCGTCCCCAGCCCTGACCAGACGCCGCAACAGGAGGCGATTCGCACGGCATGGCTGGGATCACACGTGAAGTGA
- a CDS encoding ABC transporter permease — MSRVLIIAAAEFEQAVRSRAFLIGLLAVPLLMALAFGIQALTARRDTSERRFAIVDRTGVLGPAIVEAARRHGIEQTSPSGRRTGPSFLPEIAATDGGTDESTRLGLSDRVRRDELFAFVEIPAEVLSTSGTDEPRLQYYTQYPTYQALPEWLRREVSRAVADRRLSSLGADPSETRRLLEPVPMDRKGLVVRTADGKVSTAEKVDAVRTFVMPAVTMFMLFGLVMSSAPQLLNSVIEEKTSRISEVLLGSVSAFHLMLGKLLGSGAVTMVLAVIYIGGGLLIAAQADYFGLIRWSLIPWFGLFLVIAVFLFGSMFIAIGAACSEVKDAQGMMMPAMVLAMFPIFLWLQVVQNPDSAMSVGFSLFPFASPYLMLLRMAIPPGPPAWQVVLALAGSVATTVAMVYAAGRILRVGLLMQGKTASYREMARWIMAK; from the coding sequence ATGTCCCGAGTACTCATCATCGCCGCCGCGGAGTTCGAGCAGGCCGTCCGCAGCCGGGCCTTCCTGATCGGCCTGCTGGCCGTGCCGCTGCTGATGGCCCTGGCCTTCGGCATTCAGGCCCTCACGGCCCGGCGCGACACCTCCGAGCGCCGCTTCGCGATCGTCGATCGCACCGGCGTGCTCGGCCCGGCGATCGTCGAGGCGGCGCGCCGCCATGGTATCGAACAGACGTCACCCTCCGGCCGCCGCACGGGCCCATCGTTCCTGCCGGAGATCGCGGCGACCGACGGCGGCACGGACGAGAGCACGCGCCTGGGGCTGTCCGATCGTGTGCGGCGCGACGAATTGTTCGCCTTTGTCGAGATCCCTGCTGAAGTCCTCAGCACCTCCGGCACGGACGAACCCCGCCTGCAGTACTACACGCAATACCCGACGTACCAGGCCCTGCCCGAGTGGTTGCGTCGCGAGGTGAGCCGGGCGGTCGCAGACCGTCGCCTGTCGTCGCTCGGTGCCGACCCGTCCGAAACGCGGCGCCTGCTCGAACCGGTCCCGATGGACCGCAAGGGCCTGGTCGTGCGGACGGCCGACGGCAAGGTCTCGACGGCCGAAAAAGTCGATGCCGTGCGGACCTTCGTGATGCCGGCGGTCACGATGTTTATGCTGTTCGGCCTGGTCATGAGTTCGGCGCCACAGTTGCTGAACAGCGTGATCGAGGAGAAGACCAGCCGCATCAGTGAAGTGCTGCTCGGGTCGGTGAGCGCCTTCCACCTGATGCTGGGCAAGCTGCTCGGCAGCGGCGCGGTGACGATGGTGCTGGCGGTGATCTACATCGGCGGCGGGCTGCTGATCGCGGCGCAGGCGGACTATTTCGGACTGATCCGTTGGAGCCTGATCCCGTGGTTCGGGCTGTTCCTCGTCATCGCCGTCTTCCTCTTTGGCTCCATGTTCATCGCCATCGGCGCGGCCTGCAGTGAGGTCAAGGACGCCCAGGGGATGATGATGCCGGCGATGGTCCTGGCGATGTTCCCGATCTTCCTCTGGCTGCAGGTGGTCCAGAACCCGGACAGCGCCATGTCGGTGGGGTTTTCGCTGTTCCCGTTCGCGTCGCCGTACCTGATGCTGCTGCGGATGGCCATCCCGCCGGGGCCGCCCGCGTGGCAGGTGGTCCTGGCGCTGGCAGGCAGCGTCGCGACGACGGTGGCGATGGTCTACGCCGCGGGACGCATCCTGCGCGTCGGGTTGCTGATGCAGGGCAAGACGGCGAGCTATCGCGAGATGGCGCGCTGGATCATGGCGAAGTAG
- a CDS encoding ABC transporter ATP-binding protein encodes MPFAITLDAVTKRFGQTMAVDALSLQVPQGAIYGFIGPNGSGKTTTLRMIMNILLPDSGAIEVLGDRSSVAARDRVGYLPEERGLYKQMPVRRLLTYYGQLKGGRRADVAREADWWLARLGLAATSDKKVQALSKGMSQKVQFIASVVSRPDLVILDEPFSGLDPVNRDVLRDAVLELKRRGTTIVFSTHDMSMAELMCDRIFMIFKGRKVLDGSLDEIQATYGHDAVHVRAIGGAALLRTIEGVTSVVDHGNTQEVRLSVAPQAFLGRLAARTEVYRFEITRPSLHDIFVKIARPAPEEDLLPAE; translated from the coding sequence ATGCCCTTTGCCATCACTCTCGACGCGGTCACCAAGCGCTTCGGCCAGACGATGGCGGTGGACGCGTTGTCGCTGCAGGTGCCCCAGGGCGCCATCTACGGCTTCATCGGGCCCAACGGATCGGGCAAGACCACGACGCTGCGGATGATCATGAACATCCTGCTGCCCGACAGCGGCGCCATCGAGGTCCTCGGCGACCGCAGTTCGGTGGCCGCCCGCGACCGCGTCGGGTACCTTCCCGAGGAGCGCGGCCTCTACAAGCAGATGCCGGTTCGGCGGCTGCTCACCTACTACGGCCAGTTGAAAGGCGGCCGGCGCGCCGACGTCGCCCGCGAAGCCGACTGGTGGCTGGCGCGTCTCGGCCTGGCTGCCACGTCGGACAAGAAGGTCCAGGCGCTCTCGAAGGGCATGTCGCAGAAGGTCCAGTTCATCGCGAGCGTCGTCTCGCGGCCGGACCTGGTGATTCTCGACGAGCCGTTCTCGGGTCTCGACCCGGTCAATCGCGACGTGCTCCGCGACGCGGTGCTGGAGCTCAAGCGCCGTGGCACGACGATCGTCTTCAGCACGCACGACATGTCGATGGCCGAGCTGATGTGCGATCGCATCTTCATGATCTTCAAGGGCCGCAAGGTGCTCGACGGATCGCTCGACGAGATCCAGGCCACGTACGGGCACGACGCGGTCCATGTGCGTGCGATCGGTGGCGCCGCCCTGCTGCGCACAATCGAGGGCGTCACGTCGGTGGTCGACCACGGCAACACGCAGGAAGTGCGGTTGTCGGTCGCGCCGCAGGCGTTCCTCGGCCGGCTCGCCGCGCGTACCGAGGTCTACCGCTTCGAGATCACCAGGCCCTCGCTGCACGACATCTTCGTGAAGATCGCGCGGCCCGCGCCCGAAGAAGACCTCCTTCCCGCCGAGTGA
- a CDS encoding serine/threonine-protein kinase: MDELPGHIGPYEVRDRLGHGGMGVVYLGFDPMLDRPVAIKVLKVPDEETRRRFLREARLAARVHHPHIVSIYAVGEHEGNPYLAMEFIAGRTMAQVIRGGEQVPLARKVHWLSELCAGLGHAHESGIVHRDVKPSNLLIAQGSGMLRLLDFGIAHGNEASSMTMAGMIVGTPQYMSPEQITGQAVDARSDIFSVGAVAYELLTGRQAFGGDNLYNVSRQIVGEQPRPIESFVPDVPNALVKTIAKCLQKEPGSRAGNAKLLEREFLSIARRLDPEHTLVVLASEATIVTPQAKDVTTSRKELMRETEEAIEHGELTTASGLLHKLESGTSASPDVQQLRQKLQARRLALRLQEAVAKADEATQTGSLEEAEAAINALADLSPRHPALERLRKAHQERIDERQVASLTSRARQALQQDRLDEAESLLAEALSLAPDAADALALQEKLSARTRAQRIARLVAQASKALDQEDEIGARRAIEALSRIDAAHRDVARLQTRLAALEVEANEASNTRTGLATPVAVAPAVAAPAVVEPPVEAPKPAAPPVVAAAAAAASLTPPQATPLAPPAPKPDVTPSADPKPAASTPAPATFGKAAVGERVPDAVHGPAGKQMPAAPPAAPSTGKRATQGAPTPTGDGLLIRDQLPGSAHAEIRPAASAITDETGDAAPSRRSPAMLAIAGVVLLLLAGGGLYYQFGRTPKDASTPAATATGEDSGATKTAVPPPVVATPASNEPAGPAPAEPPPASPPAATVAVPPSSPAGPRADPWAAVHLYSKDGRYDRAMGAIDQVKGVPAALMQEERGRVVENARRYALAARRSAEDFRLNKSPQYLLGTTQQEQADEDRDAGKFKSAVGGYMAARGHFLQAFGDSGKPTPPAAPPEPEPSAPAPANPAPAPNTAAPAPSAVDLSTWSNEEARASISQFCGAYIGRDIGGLGRLWPNMEPAWRTEFREAFATEGELVCVFENLTLVRTSDEFNASARLLTQLPGGAQRRRNLAITLVPAKDRLVIGNIRVR, encoded by the coding sequence GTGGACGAGCTTCCAGGACATATCGGACCGTATGAAGTGAGGGACCGCCTCGGCCACGGCGGCATGGGTGTCGTGTATCTCGGGTTCGACCCGATGCTCGACCGGCCGGTGGCGATCAAGGTCCTCAAGGTACCCGACGAAGAGACCCGGCGTCGTTTCCTGCGCGAGGCCCGCCTCGCAGCCCGCGTCCATCACCCTCATATCGTCAGCATCTACGCTGTCGGAGAGCACGAGGGCAACCCGTACCTGGCAATGGAGTTCATCGCCGGCCGGACGATGGCGCAGGTCATTCGCGGCGGCGAGCAGGTGCCGCTGGCGCGCAAGGTGCACTGGCTCTCGGAGCTGTGCGCGGGCCTCGGTCACGCCCACGAGAGCGGCATCGTCCATCGCGACGTGAAGCCGTCCAACCTGCTGATTGCCCAGGGATCGGGCATGCTGCGCCTCCTCGATTTCGGCATCGCGCACGGCAACGAGGCGTCGAGCATGACGATGGCCGGCATGATCGTCGGCACGCCGCAGTACATGTCGCCCGAGCAAATCACCGGCCAGGCGGTGGATGCCCGCAGCGACATCTTTTCCGTGGGTGCCGTGGCCTACGAGCTGCTGACGGGCCGGCAGGCCTTCGGGGGCGACAACCTCTACAACGTCTCGCGGCAGATCGTCGGCGAGCAGCCGCGCCCGATCGAGAGCTTCGTCCCCGACGTCCCGAATGCGCTGGTCAAGACCATCGCGAAGTGCCTGCAGAAGGAGCCGGGCTCCCGCGCCGGCAACGCCAAGCTGCTCGAGCGCGAATTCCTGTCCATCGCCAGGCGGCTGGATCCCGAACACACGCTCGTGGTGCTGGCCTCGGAAGCGACGATCGTCACGCCGCAAGCCAAGGACGTGACGACCTCTCGCAAGGAGTTGATGCGGGAGACGGAGGAAGCCATCGAGCATGGCGAGCTCACGACCGCCTCGGGGCTGCTGCACAAGCTGGAGTCCGGGACGTCGGCGAGCCCGGACGTGCAGCAATTGCGGCAGAAGCTGCAGGCGCGCCGCCTGGCGCTGCGCCTGCAGGAAGCGGTCGCGAAGGCCGACGAGGCCACCCAGACCGGCTCGCTCGAGGAGGCCGAGGCGGCGATCAACGCGCTGGCCGACCTGTCGCCACGTCATCCGGCACTCGAACGGCTCCGCAAGGCCCACCAGGAGCGGATCGACGAACGACAGGTCGCATCGCTGACGTCACGGGCGCGGCAGGCACTGCAGCAGGACCGGCTGGACGAGGCCGAGTCGCTCCTGGCCGAGGCGCTGTCGCTGGCGCCGGATGCCGCCGACGCGCTGGCCCTCCAGGAGAAGCTCTCGGCCCGCACGCGCGCGCAGCGGATTGCCCGCCTGGTCGCACAGGCGAGCAAGGCGCTCGATCAGGAAGACGAGATCGGCGCACGCCGGGCGATCGAGGCCCTGAGCCGCATCGATGCGGCTCACCGGGACGTGGCGCGACTCCAGACTCGCCTCGCGGCACTCGAGGTCGAGGCCAACGAGGCGTCCAACACCCGGACCGGACTCGCCACGCCGGTCGCGGTCGCGCCGGCCGTCGCTGCGCCAGCCGTCGTTGAGCCACCAGTCGAGGCACCCAAGCCCGCGGCACCACCAGTCGTCGCGGCTGCGGCCGCAGCCGCGTCGTTGACGCCTCCGCAAGCCACCCCCCTGGCGCCTCCGGCACCGAAGCCAGACGTCACGCCGTCTGCCGATCCCAAGCCGGCCGCGTCCACGCCAGCGCCGGCGACGTTCGGGAAAGCTGCCGTGGGCGAGCGTGTCCCCGATGCGGTGCACGGGCCAGCCGGCAAACAGATGCCCGCCGCTCCGCCTGCGGCACCATCGACCGGAAAGCGGGCGACCCAGGGTGCGCCCACACCCACGGGCGACGGCCTGCTCATTCGTGACCAGTTGCCGGGCAGCGCACACGCCGAAATTCGCCCCGCGGCCAGCGCGATCACCGACGAGACGGGAGACGCCGCGCCATCGCGGCGGTCCCCGGCGATGCTGGCGATCGCCGGCGTGGTCCTGCTGCTGCTCGCAGGAGGCGGGTTGTACTACCAGTTCGGACGCACCCCGAAGGACGCGTCTACGCCGGCGGCAACAGCGACGGGTGAGGACAGCGGCGCCACCAAGACGGCAGTTCCACCACCGGTTGTCGCCACGCCGGCGTCGAACGAACCCGCTGGACCCGCACCAGCGGAGCCGCCGCCTGCGTCTCCGCCGGCGGCGACGGTCGCGGTGCCGCCATCGTCACCGGCCGGGCCGCGGGCCGATCCGTGGGCCGCGGTCCATCTGTACTCGAAGGACGGCCGGTACGACCGGGCCATGGGAGCCATCGATCAGGTCAAGGGTGTTCCGGCGGCGTTGATGCAGGAGGAGCGCGGTCGGGTTGTTGAGAACGCGCGGCGCTATGCCCTGGCGGCACGTCGCAGCGCCGAGGACTTTCGCCTGAACAAGAGCCCGCAGTACCTACTCGGCACGACGCAGCAGGAGCAGGCCGACGAGGACCGCGACGCCGGCAAGTTCAAGTCCGCGGTCGGCGGTTACATGGCCGCGCGCGGCCACTTCCTCCAGGCCTTCGGCGACAGCGGCAAGCCGACTCCGCCGGCGGCACCGCCTGAGCCCGAGCCGAGCGCACCCGCGCCGGCCAACCCGGCCCCGGCCCCGAACACCGCCGCGCCGGCGCCATCGGCGGTGGATCTCTCGACGTGGTCGAACGAGGAAGCGCGGGCATCGATCTCCCAGTTCTGCGGGGCGTACATCGGGCGGGACATCGGCGGCCTCGGTCGCCTCTGGCCCAACATGGAACCGGCCTGGCGCACGGAGTTCCGTGAGGCGTTCGCCACCGAGGGCGAGCTCGTCTGCGTGTTCGAGAACCTCACGCTCGTCCGGACGAGCGACGAGTTCAACGCCTCGGCCAGGTTGCTCACGCAGTTGCCCGGCGGTGCGCAGCGCCGGCGCAACCTGGCCATCACGCTCGTCCCCGCGAAGGACCGCCTCGTCATCGGGAACATCAGGGTCAGGTAG
- a CDS encoding serine/threonine-protein kinase, whose amino-acid sequence MNHVPTSIGRYEVERLLGEGGMGVLYLARDPVLDRHVALKLLRVNGEDLRRRFMREAQSAGRLQHPNIVTVYDVGDHDGQLYIAMEYIDGDTLATLIRDDAPFSAIRKLDIIDEVAEGLGFAHQRGIIHRDIKPANLMMSRGGLVKVLDFGIARVATHRDSGEIDAPTLIGTPAYMAPEQLEGADVDARSDIYAVGLVMYEFFSGRRAFSGATTADVLQKVLDAQPIPIGDLIPDIDPDLCKVIGRAMARQPTDRYPDLQAMRKDLARARRRAMQASGDDATIVVGLPVTRPMGQAPPPPDAVRATVVPPPTPPPATPAQAVALPPTAADRGLAHLAAQRPSVPRSPAPSSEETIYAPVAARAPATAPQAAPIPAPVSHAATGPVPEPIASVPPPPLPSPGFVPTSAGSEARTATPPDEGPVPVPLPAVPSSGMFPLLTAGRATVDAPVVPTARERTAAGPVAGSGAETDAKPASPPRMAVAAAPPPVAAPGVVQGSPVPGPPTTRRGIPAAIIVGGLVAMLAICFIAAFLAVRSFGLLRGTPISGLLTRTVEPKVTNPPHDDAPATTTPPATESTPVTATAATTPGTTEVAVAPPVEPPVAPPVVATESPRPTVQEPPAVVQPPVTRPTTPPPGRVPPPRQAPPARQTTNTRQVPPTVPTRPVTTESREVAPPPVVAEPPPRQVERREPDPPAVVAPTDEGIALVRAYVAARNTAHASGIRRVWPGVDDNHLRRITSAFSAPLTLGGCEIEARDAAHASATCRLTQPGTTGTYAAGQDLTIRRTFVFDLLRQGRTWVIAGLRE is encoded by the coding sequence ATGAATCACGTCCCCACGAGTATCGGGCGGTACGAAGTCGAGCGTCTCCTCGGGGAAGGGGGCATGGGGGTGCTGTACCTCGCCCGCGATCCCGTGCTCGACCGCCACGTGGCGCTGAAACTGCTGCGCGTCAATGGCGAGGACCTGCGCCGTCGCTTCATGCGTGAGGCTCAATCGGCAGGACGGCTCCAGCACCCCAACATTGTCACCGTCTATGACGTCGGCGACCACGATGGCCAGCTCTATATCGCCATGGAGTACATCGATGGCGACACGCTGGCGACGCTGATCCGCGACGACGCGCCGTTTTCGGCGATCCGCAAGCTGGACATCATCGACGAAGTGGCCGAGGGTCTCGGCTTCGCGCATCAACGCGGCATCATCCACCGGGACATCAAGCCAGCCAACCTGATGATGTCGCGGGGCGGGCTCGTGAAGGTCCTCGATTTTGGCATCGCCAGGGTCGCGACGCACCGCGATTCCGGCGAGATCGACGCGCCGACGCTGATCGGCACGCCCGCCTACATGGCCCCGGAGCAGCTCGAAGGCGCGGACGTGGACGCCCGCAGCGACATCTACGCAGTCGGGCTGGTGATGTACGAGTTCTTCTCCGGCAGGCGCGCCTTTTCCGGGGCGACCACGGCCGACGTGCTCCAGAAGGTCCTCGACGCGCAGCCGATCCCCATCGGGGACCTGATTCCCGACATCGACCCCGACCTGTGCAAGGTCATCGGGCGGGCCATGGCCCGGCAGCCGACGGATCGATATCCGGACCTGCAGGCGATGCGCAAGGACCTGGCGCGCGCCCGCCGCCGCGCCATGCAGGCCAGCGGCGACGACGCGACGATCGTGGTCGGGCTGCCGGTGACCAGGCCCATGGGGCAGGCGCCGCCGCCGCCGGACGCCGTGCGGGCCACGGTCGTCCCGCCGCCCACGCCGCCGCCGGCGACACCCGCGCAGGCGGTCGCGTTGCCGCCGACCGCCGCCGACCGTGGCCTGGCGCACCTCGCCGCGCAGCGCCCGTCCGTGCCCCGGTCACCGGCGCCATCGTCCGAGGAGACCATCTACGCACCCGTTGCCGCGAGAGCTCCGGCGACTGCTCCGCAGGCTGCCCCGATCCCGGCGCCCGTGAGTCACGCCGCGACGGGCCCGGTCCCGGAGCCGATCGCCTCCGTGCCGCCACCGCCCCTGCCGAGCCCCGGGTTCGTTCCCACTTCAGCGGGTTCGGAGGCGCGTACTGCCACGCCGCCTGACGAGGGGCCAGTGCCGGTTCCCCTCCCGGCGGTGCCGTCCAGCGGAATGTTTCCCCTGCTGACCGCGGGTCGCGCCACCGTTGACGCTCCCGTCGTTCCCACTGCCCGTGAGCGCACCGCGGCCGGGCCGGTCGCTGGCTCCGGGGCCGAGACCGACGCGAAGCCCGCCTCGCCGCCACGCATGGCAGTGGCGGCGGCTCCACCGCCTGTCGCCGCGCCCGGCGTCGTCCAGGGCAGCCCTGTTCCGGGCCCACCGACGACGCGACGGGGCATCCCGGCGGCGATCATCGTCGGCGGCCTCGTGGCGATGCTGGCGATCTGTTTCATCGCCGCGTTCCTCGCTGTCCGCTCCTTCGGCCTGCTCAGGGGAACACCCATCTCTGGCCTGCTCACCCGAACCGTCGAGCCAAAGGTGACCAACCCGCCGCACGACGATGCACCGGCCACCACCACGCCGCCGGCGACCGAGTCCACTCCGGTCACGGCAACGGCGGCGACGACGCCGGGAACCACCGAGGTCGCAGTGGCCCCACCCGTGGAGCCGCCAGTGGCACCCCCGGTTGTCGCGACCGAGTCGCCACGGCCGACGGTGCAGGAACCACCGGCGGTCGTCCAGCCTCCGGTGACCCGGCCCACCACGCCGCCGCCCGGACGCGTGCCGCCGCCGCGCCAGGCGCCGCCCGCGCGCCAGACGACCAACACACGGCAGGTCCCCCCGACCGTGCCGACCCGGCCCGTCACGACCGAGAGCCGCGAAGTGGCGCCACCGCCAGTCGTTGCCGAGCCGCCGCCGCGTCAGGTGGAGCGTCGGGAGCCCGATCCGCCTGCCGTCGTCGCCCCCACCGACGAGGGGATAGCGCTCGTGCGAGCCTACGTCGCGGCCCGAAACACGGCCCACGCTTCCGGCATCCGCCGCGTCTGGCCGGGCGTCGACGACAACCACCTGCGCCGTATCACGAGTGCGTTTTCCGCGCCGTTGACGCTGGGCGGCTGCGAGATC